The DNA window AACGCCGTTCGTCGTGAGCGTGATCCCGGTCGTCGGCGATTTCGCCGCGGCCCAACAACCGGTCATCGTCGTGCTCAACGAAGGAACTTCGCTCAGCGTGCAAGCGGTCGTGTCGAACGATCGACGCTTCGTGCGGCTCACGCTGGTCCCGGTCTTCAGCCAGATCGGCGACGTGAATACCTTCACCTTCGAAGGCTCGCAAACCTCGACTCGCAATTCGAGCTCGGAAACGAACGGTCCGGGCACGCAGAACGATATCGACGAACAAACGACGACGAGCAGCGGCACCACGGTGCAGTTGCCGACCTTCGCCTTCCAAACGGTGACGACGACGGTCAGCGTGCCCGACGGCGGTACGGTGCTCTTAGGCGGTATCAAGCGGATGACGGAAGTTCGCCATGAGAACGGCGTGCCGATGCTCAGCAAGATCCCGTACATCAATCGGTTGTTCGAAAACGTCGCGATCGGCAAGGCTTCCGAAAGCTTGATGATGATGGTCACGCCACGCATCATCATCCAGTCGGAAGAAGAAGAAGCGATCGGCGTCGTCCCACCGGCTCCTTAATCGGGTCCGGCATCAACGAGTCCCTCCCCCAGGCCGTCGCGGTTCTTCATTGAGCCGCGGCGGCCTATTTTTGTTGCCGAGCAGCGATCGGATTTCGGGCCGCAATCGATTAGAATCTGCGCACGAAACCGTTGGCGGGCGTCGGCCCTTCGCCGAGCGCCGGAAGGCTTCGACCTTGCGTGGAGATTTTCGCCCGTGAAACCGCAACTCTGGTTCGTGTGCGGCGCTTTGTTGTCAGCGCTGGGAGTCGTCAACGGCGCGTTCGGTGCGCATTACCTGCCGACGCGTCTCCCGGATCTCTACGCCGATGTGCCGACCGAAAAGCTCCCACTCGGCGGCATTTCTCGACTGCTTGAAAAGCGCTACGCCGACTACGACACCGGCGTTCGTTATCAGATGTATCACGCCTTCGGATTGATGTTGCTCGGCGTCGTAGCGTCGCAGCGCAAGTCGGCGCTCTGGTCGGTCGTCGGCTTTTGCTTCTTCTTCGGAACGTTGCTGTTCTCCGGCTGTCTCTATGCCCTGGTCTTGACGAATCAGACGATCCTCGGGGCGATCGTGCCGATCGGCGGGGTGTTGTTCATCGTCGGCTGGTTGACGCTGGCGATCGCCGTCTATAAGCAAACCACTGCGACTGCCGGGACCGGTGCGTAAGTAAGTCGGCGTATAAAACGAAAGCGGCGCGGAACCGACGTGCGGCTGGGAAGCCGTCGAACGTCCGTCCCGCGCCGCTCTTGCTGCCCCGTCGAAAGCGCCCCGCATTTCGACGACGCGTCACCCGGCAGTCGATCTCTGCGCGATGCCGGCTTGCGCCGGCCGATGTTATGCGATCGCCAATTCCTTCAATTCCACGGCGAGCCGCTTTCTCGCCGTGTGCAACCGGCGCTTGATGGTGCCGATCGGCGACGCGAACTTCGTGCTCATCTCGGCCAGCGATTGCCCCTCGACGTAGAACGCGACGAGCGTGTTCCGATCGAGCGTCTTCAGCTTCTTCAAGCCGGCTCGCACGCTCTTGGCCCGTTCGGTTTTCAAGGCGTCGGCAAGCGGCGTTTGTCGTTCGACGAAGTTGGCCTCGAGCGTTTCGTTTTCCAACGGCTGAACCGCTTGCCGTCGGGTCGCTCGGTTGATCGCCAACCGGGCGGTGATCGACCGCAGCCAACCGCCGAACGCCTCCGGGGTCCGCAATTGCCCGATCTTTCGCAAAGCCTGGACGAACACTTCCTGCACGAGTTCTTGCGCCTCGCCGTGGTCGCGAGTTCGCTTCAAAGCATTGTGAAAGACCGACCCTTGGTAACGCTCGACGAGCGTGCCGAACGCTTCTCGGTCGCCATCCTGGGCGGCCAAGACGAGCTCGGCCACGGTACAGCGGTAGGTGCCGGTTTCCAGATCCGTATCGTTATCGAACAAGCAAGTCGCCATGATTGGTATCTCTCTGAGGGCCCGAACGAGAGCTTCGGGCGTGAACGCGCTGGGGAATGCGAAAAGGCCGCGAACACGGACGGCGGGCGAGGAGCTCGAAACGCTAGGCGTAAACGCAAAGCGATCGGGTCCCGACCGTCGGCCGGCTTCCATCTGGTGTTACGAACTGAGAATCGTGGGTGCGATTCTTAGCCGATCCGGATGGAGGGGCGCGAAGCGGTGTAATACCGACATTCGCCCCGACACGTGGCTGCCGTAGCCGTCGGTGCTGCCGAGCGGGCTGCGGCGTATGCCGGTTGAAGTTTCGGCTGCGAAAACAGCCAACTTCCGGCAGGCGCGTTCGACCCACGGCGCATCGCTAGATGAAGATGGCGCAGCGAATCCTGCAGCATCGCAACTTCACGCTTAGCTACGACGACGAGAGCGCGGACGATGCCGCCTACGATGTCGTTCGAGCCAATAACGTTGTTGACGATGTTACGCATGGGAATCTCCGCGCCGTAGCGCCGTAAGGAAAGAGAGAACCTAAACTGGAAACCTAATTCTAAATGGTATGCCCGTCGGGGCAAACATATTCGGGCAAATACGTTCCACCAAAGGACACTTAACAAACTCC is part of the Planctomycetia bacterium genome and encodes:
- a CDS encoding DUF423 domain-containing protein gives rise to the protein MKPQLWFVCGALLSALGVVNGAFGAHYLPTRLPDLYADVPTEKLPLGGISRLLEKRYADYDTGVRYQMYHAFGLMLLGVVASQRKSALWSVVGFCFFFGTLLFSGCLYALVLTNQTILGAIVPIGGVLFIVGWLTLAIAVYKQTTATAGTGA
- a CDS encoding general secretion pathway protein GspD, giving the protein TPFVVSVIPVVGDFAAAQQPVIVVLNEGTSLSVQAVVSNDRRFVRLTLVPVFSQIGDVNTFTFEGSQTSTRNSSSETNGPGTQNDIDEQTTTSSGTTVQLPTFAFQTVTTTVSVPDGGTVLLGGIKRMTEVRHENGVPMLSKIPYINRLFENVAIGKASESLMMMVTPRIIIQSEEEEAIGVVPPAP
- a CDS encoding sigma-70 family RNA polymerase sigma factor; amino-acid sequence: MATCLFDNDTDLETGTYRCTVAELVLAAQDGDREAFGTLVERYQGSVFHNALKRTRDHGEAQELVQEVFVQALRKIGQLRTPEAFGGWLRSITARLAINRATRRQAVQPLENETLEANFVERQTPLADALKTERAKSVRAGLKKLKTLDRNTLVAFYVEGQSLAEMSTKFASPIGTIKRRLHTARKRLAVELKELAIA